The sequence GAAAGGTATATAAAAGCATACAAGAAAACAAATAATCTTTAGATATGGGAAAAGCATtcaaaaagtttgaatctttcattTTATACCTAGGAATCATGATTATTTCTTACTTCTTTTTCATCTTAGCTTCATGATTACATCACTTACtcgaatttatatttttattttagtttatcagTTGATAATAATTTTATGACAAATGAAAAATGTATACTTAATGATTCTATACTCTGCCTGTTTATTAAAATAAGGATGTAACATTAACGGTTTGTAAACATGGTCTTCCCTAAACCTATAATCACCCTATAATTCATCTAAAGAATCTTTAATTGACAACTCTAATGGAATTCCTAAAGAACAAGCATCCCAAACAACAAGCCATTGTTCTTCAATTTTCTTACATATTTACATATCCTCATTACCCTTCATTACAACATTTTACTCCACTTTCAAAAACATGGATTTCTCTTTACCGTATCATCCGTTGTTTGTTTTACTACTAATCGCCTTTAACAATGGTAAGCTTGAGTCAGTAACATTTTGTGTGAATTATGTTTTATTCATGGATTCGCGGCATTCGCCTAGATAGAGCTGAACGGGTCAAGCCAACCCAGCCCATTGAAAAAAAATGATCTCTTTTAGTTTTAGTACAATATTAGCATAATTAATTTGTTTATAATATGAAGCCATTGCTTTTATGCACAAATGTCATCAACTTTTAGTTCCGAGTATAAATACTTGCCCTCTTATTAGTCTGAATAGGAAAAATCTTATTTGTTTACGCATTTTTAACGACTGGTTTTTGTCATTTTGTGTTTGACAGTTTTAATAGCTAGTGCATTCACGGGTACGTATGGAGTTAATTATGGAAGAATAGCCGATAATCTCCCCTCTCCCGAAAGCGTAGTAACTCTCATGAAGGCCGCAAAGATTAAAAACACGCGTATATATGATGCAAACCATGATGTTCTCAAGGCATTTAAAGGATCAGGAATTGAGATCATCATAGGACTCGGGAACGAGTTCTTGAAAGATATAAGTGTAAGTCAAGATCGTGCAATGGATTGGGTTAAACAAAATGTAGAACCTTTTGTACCCGGGACCCACATTAGTGGAATTGCGATTGGTAACGAGGTTTTAGGTGGTGCTGATCAAGAACTTTGGGAAGTCTTATTGCCAGCTGTGAAAAATGTCCATTCTGCCCTTGAAGCCCTTCATTTAGACGATGATGTTGAGGTTTCAAGCCCGCATTCGGCTGGTGTGTTTGCTAGTTCGTACCCTCCATCAGCAGGGGCGTTTAAGGAAACATTGATTCCATATATGAAACCACTTCTTGAATTCTTCTCGAAAATCAAATCGCCTTTTTATATAAACACGTATCCGTTTCTTGCTTACATAAGTGACCCAGAACACATTGATATAAATTACGCGCTATTTAAAAAGAATCCGGGGATTTTTGATGAGAAAACTAAATTACATTATGATAACATGTTTGAAGCACAAATAGATGCGGCGTATGCAGCTTTAGAAAAAGTCGGTTATGGAAAAATGGAGGTTATAGTGTCGGAAACGGGATGGGCTTCGCGTGGTGATCCAAATGAAGCGGGGGCTACGATTAGTAATGCACGAACTTATAACTTGAACTTACGAAAACGACTTCTTAAAAAGAAGGGTACACCTTACAAACCTAAAATGGTCGTTAAAGCGTACGTGTTTGCCATGTTTAATGAGAATTTGAAGCCCGGGCCGACTTCAGAGAGAAATTTCGGGCTTTTTAAAGCAGACGGTAGCATTTCGTATGATATTGGGTTCACAGGACTTGTACCCTCTTCAGCAACATCTGTTTTTTCTTTGAAGGTATACAAGAAAATTAAAATTACTAAATCGTTTCATGTTTTATATTTActaatttctattttttttattttttttattttgtaggggTTTGGGTTGATACATGCATTAGGTGCTGCAGTTTTAGTATTGATGACGTAAGTATGGCTTCTGATGCCTTAATATCTAGTGTCCAAATTCTACAATCTAAAGGAACAAACATCATTATGATGTCAAATTTGCAGTTTATATATGTGTAgatagtcatatatgtataattatatttgaTTCAGGAATTTATTTGTTGAGAATTGAGTAACATTCATAATTCATTATATAAACGgagtattatataataataataaaaataataaatattataatataatattacagaCTTCTTTCGATACAATTCCCCTGTAATCACCCACATATAATTTTTTGTGTGGTGGCAATTT comes from Rutidosis leptorrhynchoides isolate AG116_Rl617_1_P2 chromosome 4, CSIRO_AGI_Rlap_v1, whole genome shotgun sequence and encodes:
- the LOC139842902 gene encoding glucan endo-1,3-beta-glucosidase 11-like, giving the protein MDFSLPYHPLFVLLLIAFNNVLIASAFTGTYGVNYGRIADNLPSPESVVTLMKAAKIKNTRIYDANHDVLKAFKGSGIEIIIGLGNEFLKDISVSQDRAMDWVKQNVEPFVPGTHISGIAIGNEVLGGADQELWEVLLPAVKNVHSALEALHLDDDVEVSSPHSAGVFASSYPPSAGAFKETLIPYMKPLLEFFSKIKSPFYINTYPFLAYISDPEHIDINYALFKKNPGIFDEKTKLHYDNMFEAQIDAAYAALEKVGYGKMEVIVSETGWASRGDPNEAGATISNARTYNLNLRKRLLKKKGTPYKPKMVVKAYVFAMFNENLKPGPTSERNFGLFKADGSISYDIGFTGLVPSSATSVFSLKVYKKIKITKSFHVLYLLISIFFIFFIL